Proteins from a genomic interval of Scatophagus argus isolate fScaArg1 chromosome 6, fScaArg1.pri, whole genome shotgun sequence:
- the ushbp1 gene encoding uncharacterized protein ushbp1 isoform X2 → MEDCGLVRCDSLDTGSGCDREVMTPFDHMTFDSEGSDPTANLEPSPAELAQCEAEVGTLLSIIAELNKKMGSLKAPSEPGDLRPSGPSRPLVPDLLSHRLTRTSPERNVASAATSKPPLAVRGGGGVVWTKLQEVLSSVEDSISCKRSWAAPITASDRDKYQGHLRAAQESWVKATQILEDMEREFGISCPSGLPNDQHQEGILDLETRDSACRSTLQSQQEELERSQSTISPMDEENNKLVGLHKAWRSGSRSPSYLPTSGALSPDWASPPFPGSPLLHRRSARVVAPLSVGGDGSPLGSVKSSSPCPSPIGLETETERLNRYVERLKAKNERLTAALERRKVESEQISITLSRLEADCSALQMALRYCEECEEAYSELLSLYDAGRRQNIPLQTDSAGAVDDRQQLDSSSAQLRKMGTEELSTSFSTAGVTEETETQSHTGQRTPEMVERETALRQKIDCLKRDRAAIILLRPSSGAEGKMSPKSGQQAGSRGGHVVKDNAKPPETKKEKASLFYELISVREEMSDLRALIRLKEKELRCLEWSLMAQKVQEAAGAFVPESLREELEDCKTEQQRLCENAAKLGGEGDVARRRPILKELQAVLQREQALKKRLALVHGSLNTALSDSNSHRRDSGEQIARLTQAHSKASYRQIRRKYREQVWRLEQKVAAMMESQHHHQQQSGAPKAAGEALEWRREETVL, encoded by the exons ATGGAG GATTGTGGCCTGGTCAGATGTGACAGCCTGGACACCGGGTCAGGGTGTGACAGGGAGGTGATGACGCCCTTTGACCATATGACCTTTGACTCTGAGGGCTCCGACCCCACAGCAAACCTTGAGCCATCACCAGCAGAACTGGCTCAGTGTGAGGCTGAAGTGGGCACGTTGCTCAGCATCATCGCTGAACTGAACAAGAAGATGGGCTCATTAAAGGCACCAAG TGAACCAGGGGATCTTAGACCATCAGGACCATCCAGGCCTCTGGTTCCAGACCTGCTGTCCCACAGGCTGACCAGAACCAGCCCAGAGAGAAATGTTGCTTCTGCTGCCACATCTAAACCTCCACTGGCTGTCCGAG GGGGCGGTGGTGTAGTCTGGACTAAACTCCAGGAGGTTTTATCATCAGTGGAGGACTCCATCAGCTGTAAAAGGTCCTGGGCTGCCCCGATCACAGCTTCTGATCGGGATAAGTACCAAGGGCATCTGAGAGCAGCCCAGGAGAGTTGGGTTAAGGCCACACAG ATACTGGAGGACATGGAAAGAGAGTTTGGGATTTCATGCCCTTCGGGCCTGCCGAATGACCAGCACCAGGAGGGCATCCTGGATCTGGAGACTCGTGACTCTGCTTGCAGAAGCACCTTGCAGAgtcagcaggaggagctggagagatCACAAAGCACCATCAGCCCGATGGACGAGGAGAATAACAAG CTGGTTGGGCTCCATAAGGCCTGGAGGTCGGGCAGTCGTTCTCCTTCCTACCTGCCCACTTCTGGGGCTCTCAGTCCAGACTGGgcctctcctcccttccctgGTTCGCCTTTACTCCACAGAAGATCAGCCAGAGTGGTAGCACCTCTGTCTGTAGGTGGGGACGGTTCTCCTCTGGGCTCGGTTAAATCAAGCAGTCCATGTCCCAGCCCCATCGGCCTGGAGACTGAGACAGAGCGACTGAACAG GTACGTTGAGAGGCTGAAGGCCAAAAATGAACGGCTGACTGCAGCCCTGGAGCGAAGGAAGGTGGAGTCCGAGCAGATCAGTATCACACTAAGCAGACTTGAAGCTGATTGCTCTGCCCTGCAGATGGCTCTCAGATACTG TGAGGAGTGTGAAGAGGCCTACAGCGAGCTGCTGTCACTTTATGATGCCGGCAGGCGGCAAAACATTCCTCTGCAGACAGACTCAGCAG GGGCAGTCGATGACAGGCAGCAACTTGACAGTTCATCAGCTCAGCTCAGGAAAATGGGAACTGAGGAGCTGTCCACTTCCTTCTCAACTGCAGGGGtcacagaggagacagagacacagagtcACACAGGGCAGAG GACACCTGAGatggtggagagagagactgctCTCCGTCAGAAAATCGACTGTCTGAAGAGAGACCGGGCAGCCATTATTCTGCTGAGACCGAGCTCGGGAGCTGAGGGCAAAATGAGTCCAAAATCTGGTCAACAGGCTGGATCAAGAGGTGGACATGTGGTGAAAGATAACGCCAAACCTCCTgaaaccaagaaagaaaaagcttcaCTCTTCTATGAACTCATCTCTGTCAGG GAGGAGATGTCAGATCTGCGAGCTTTAATCCGCCTCAAGGAGAAAGAGCTGAGGTGTCTGGAGTGGAGTTTAATGGCCCAGAAGGTCCAGGAGGCAGCTGGAGCTTTCGTTCCAGAAAGCCTCAGAGAAGAGCTGGAGGACTGTAAGACCGAACAACAG AGGCTTTGTGAAAATGCCGCTAAACTGGGTGGTGAAGGGGACGTTGCTCGACGCAGACCCATACTGAAAGAGCTGCAGGCCGTCCTGCAGAG GGAACAAGCCCTGAAGAAGAGGCTGGCTTTAGTCCATGGCTCACTAAACACAGCTCTGTCAGACAGCAACTCCCACAGGAGGGACAGTGGAGAGCAGATTGCCCGACTCACACAGGCTCACAG TAAAGCATCATACCGGCAGATTCGCAGGAAGTACCGAGAGCAGGTGTGGAGGTTGGAGCAGAAAGTGGCAGCCATGATGGAGAGTCAAcatcaccaccagcagcagagcGGAGCACCGAAAGCAGCAGGAGAGGCCTTGGagtggaggagggaagagacTGTTCTGTAA
- the ushbp1 gene encoding uncharacterized protein ushbp1 isoform X1, which translates to MEDCGLVRCDSLDTGSGCDREVMTPFDHMTFDSEGSDPTANLEPSPAELAQCEAEVGTLLSIIAELNKKMGSLKAPSEPGDLRPSGPSRPLVPDLLSHRLTRTSPERNVASAATSKPPLAVRGGGGVVWTKLQEVLSSVEDSISCKRSWAAPITASDRDKYQGHLRAAQESWVKATQILEDMEREFGISCPSGLPNDQHQEGILDLETRDSACRSTLQSQQEELERSQSTISPMDEENNKHVQNKHSTASPTFQLVGLHKAWRSGSRSPSYLPTSGALSPDWASPPFPGSPLLHRRSARVVAPLSVGGDGSPLGSVKSSSPCPSPIGLETETERLNRYVERLKAKNERLTAALERRKVESEQISITLSRLEADCSALQMALRYCEECEEAYSELLSLYDAGRRQNIPLQTDSAGAVDDRQQLDSSSAQLRKMGTEELSTSFSTAGVTEETETQSHTGQRTPEMVERETALRQKIDCLKRDRAAIILLRPSSGAEGKMSPKSGQQAGSRGGHVVKDNAKPPETKKEKASLFYELISVREEMSDLRALIRLKEKELRCLEWSLMAQKVQEAAGAFVPESLREELEDCKTEQQRLCENAAKLGGEGDVARRRPILKELQAVLQREQALKKRLALVHGSLNTALSDSNSHRRDSGEQIARLTQAHSKASYRQIRRKYREQVWRLEQKVAAMMESQHHHQQQSGAPKAAGEALEWRREETVL; encoded by the exons ATGGAG GATTGTGGCCTGGTCAGATGTGACAGCCTGGACACCGGGTCAGGGTGTGACAGGGAGGTGATGACGCCCTTTGACCATATGACCTTTGACTCTGAGGGCTCCGACCCCACAGCAAACCTTGAGCCATCACCAGCAGAACTGGCTCAGTGTGAGGCTGAAGTGGGCACGTTGCTCAGCATCATCGCTGAACTGAACAAGAAGATGGGCTCATTAAAGGCACCAAG TGAACCAGGGGATCTTAGACCATCAGGACCATCCAGGCCTCTGGTTCCAGACCTGCTGTCCCACAGGCTGACCAGAACCAGCCCAGAGAGAAATGTTGCTTCTGCTGCCACATCTAAACCTCCACTGGCTGTCCGAG GGGGCGGTGGTGTAGTCTGGACTAAACTCCAGGAGGTTTTATCATCAGTGGAGGACTCCATCAGCTGTAAAAGGTCCTGGGCTGCCCCGATCACAGCTTCTGATCGGGATAAGTACCAAGGGCATCTGAGAGCAGCCCAGGAGAGTTGGGTTAAGGCCACACAG ATACTGGAGGACATGGAAAGAGAGTTTGGGATTTCATGCCCTTCGGGCCTGCCGAATGACCAGCACCAGGAGGGCATCCTGGATCTGGAGACTCGTGACTCTGCTTGCAGAAGCACCTTGCAGAgtcagcaggaggagctggagagatCACAAAGCACCATCAGCCCGATGGACGAGGAGAATAACAAG catGTTCAGAATAAACATAGCACCGCTTCTCCTACCTTCCAGCTGGTTGGGCTCCATAAGGCCTGGAGGTCGGGCAGTCGTTCTCCTTCCTACCTGCCCACTTCTGGGGCTCTCAGTCCAGACTGGgcctctcctcccttccctgGTTCGCCTTTACTCCACAGAAGATCAGCCAGAGTGGTAGCACCTCTGTCTGTAGGTGGGGACGGTTCTCCTCTGGGCTCGGTTAAATCAAGCAGTCCATGTCCCAGCCCCATCGGCCTGGAGACTGAGACAGAGCGACTGAACAG GTACGTTGAGAGGCTGAAGGCCAAAAATGAACGGCTGACTGCAGCCCTGGAGCGAAGGAAGGTGGAGTCCGAGCAGATCAGTATCACACTAAGCAGACTTGAAGCTGATTGCTCTGCCCTGCAGATGGCTCTCAGATACTG TGAGGAGTGTGAAGAGGCCTACAGCGAGCTGCTGTCACTTTATGATGCCGGCAGGCGGCAAAACATTCCTCTGCAGACAGACTCAGCAG GGGCAGTCGATGACAGGCAGCAACTTGACAGTTCATCAGCTCAGCTCAGGAAAATGGGAACTGAGGAGCTGTCCACTTCCTTCTCAACTGCAGGGGtcacagaggagacagagacacagagtcACACAGGGCAGAG GACACCTGAGatggtggagagagagactgctCTCCGTCAGAAAATCGACTGTCTGAAGAGAGACCGGGCAGCCATTATTCTGCTGAGACCGAGCTCGGGAGCTGAGGGCAAAATGAGTCCAAAATCTGGTCAACAGGCTGGATCAAGAGGTGGACATGTGGTGAAAGATAACGCCAAACCTCCTgaaaccaagaaagaaaaagcttcaCTCTTCTATGAACTCATCTCTGTCAGG GAGGAGATGTCAGATCTGCGAGCTTTAATCCGCCTCAAGGAGAAAGAGCTGAGGTGTCTGGAGTGGAGTTTAATGGCCCAGAAGGTCCAGGAGGCAGCTGGAGCTTTCGTTCCAGAAAGCCTCAGAGAAGAGCTGGAGGACTGTAAGACCGAACAACAG AGGCTTTGTGAAAATGCCGCTAAACTGGGTGGTGAAGGGGACGTTGCTCGACGCAGACCCATACTGAAAGAGCTGCAGGCCGTCCTGCAGAG GGAACAAGCCCTGAAGAAGAGGCTGGCTTTAGTCCATGGCTCACTAAACACAGCTCTGTCAGACAGCAACTCCCACAGGAGGGACAGTGGAGAGCAGATTGCCCGACTCACACAGGCTCACAG TAAAGCATCATACCGGCAGATTCGCAGGAAGTACCGAGAGCAGGTGTGGAGGTTGGAGCAGAAAGTGGCAGCCATGATGGAGAGTCAAcatcaccaccagcagcagagcGGAGCACCGAAAGCAGCAGGAGAGGCCTTGGagtggaggagggaagagacTGTTCTGTAA
- the babam1 gene encoding BRISC and BRCA1-A complex member 1: METPEPGPADGEERLVELRPRTRSNPEGAEDRRSSTGSLGGNGNPNISQPAVGSRVEGEGEASTSDSLPSSTTTTVSAAAVQTVAPAAVVTAAAAAAGGATVPLSTAAVAAKERPKPTQQQPTLTTPVPPPAEYQLRVPRVNCPEKVIICLDLSEEMSLPKLESFNGSKTNALNICQKMIEMFVRTKHKIDKRHEFALVVVNDDALWLSGFTSDPRELCSCLYDLETNVCESFNLEDLLNVIRQKIELPLMENVQTIPPPYVVRTVLIYSRHAGQVQFSPSEAFSKMLQSPYFFFDVVYLHNGMEEQGDETSWRDNYTSFCNLDSKGMCYRFEVSLSGPAIELHNCMAKLLAHPLQRPFQSHASYSLLEGEDPQDIEATV, encoded by the exons ATGGAGACGCCAGAGCCGGGCCCAGCAGATGGAGAGGAGCGTCTGGTGGAGCTGCGACCTCGGACACGCTCCAACCCCGAAGGAGCTGAGGACCGTCGCAGCAGCACGGGCAGCCTTGGTGGAAACGGCAACCCCAACATATCTCAGCCCGCTGTGGGAAGTCGTGTTGAGGGTGAGGGCGAAGCTTCAACCAGTGACAGTCTTCCGAgttccaccaccaccaccgtctCGGCAGCTGCAGTCCAGACTGTAGCCCCTGCTGCAGTcgtaacagcagcagcagcagctgcggGTGGTGCCACGGTGCCGCtgtccactgctgctgttgcagccAAAGAGAGGCCAAAgcccacacagcagcagcccaCACTGACAACCCCTGTGCCTCCACCTGCAGAATACCAGCTGAGAGTTCCTCGTGTTAACTGTCCAGAGAAAGTG ATCATATGCTTAGACCTTTCTGAAGAGATGTCATTGCCGAAACTGGAGTCTTTTAATGG GTCTAAAACAAATGCCCTCAACATATGCCAGAAAATGATTGAGATGTTTGTCAGAACTAAACACAAGATTGACAAACGCCACGAGTTTGCCCTGGTGGTTGTTAATGATGATGCTCTGTGG TTGTCAGGCTTCACCTCTGACCCCAGGGAGCTGTGCAGTTGTCTCTATGACCTTGAGACCAATGTGTGCGAGTCCTTCA ATCTGGAAGATCTTcttaatgtaat TCGTCAGAAGATCGAGCTGCCGTTGATGGAGAATGTTCAGACCATCCCTCCTCCATATGTGGTGCGGACTGTGCTCATCTACAGCCGCCACGCAGGACAGGTTCAGTTCAGCCCTTCTGAGGCTTTTAGT AAGATGCTGCAGTCTCCATATTTTTTCTTCGATGTGGTCTACCTTCACAATGGgatggaggagcagggggaTGAGACCAGCTGGAGG gACAACTACACCTCTTTCTGCAACCTGGACTCAAAGGGTATGTGTTATCGCTTCGAGGTTTCCCTGAGTGGGCCAGCCATCGAGCTGCACAACTGCATGGCCAAACTTCTGGCTCACCCTCTACAAAGACCTTTCCAGAGCCATGCATCTTACAGCCTTCTGGAGGGGGAAGACCCCCAGGACATTGAGGCAACGGTCTAG